The Helianthus annuus cultivar XRQ/B chromosome 16, HanXRQr2.0-SUNRISE, whole genome shotgun sequence genome includes a window with the following:
- the LOC110915441 gene encoding L-ascorbate oxidase, with product MKNLALICALFLHILSLNLIVEARIRHYRWEVKYEFKSPDCYRKLVITINGRSPGPTILAQQGDTIVVDLKNSLLTENVAIHWHGIRQIGTPWADGTEGVTQCPILPGDTFRYKFVVDRAGTYLYHAHYGMQREAGLYGSIRVALPDGEKEPFVYDYDRSIILNDWYHRSTYEQAAGLSSVPFVWVGDPQSLLIQGKGRFNCSTPGTTAALCNATNPECSPYVFTVVPGKTYRLRIGSLTALAALSFEIEGHNMTVVETDGHYVEPFVVKNLYIYSGETYSVLVTANQDPTRNYWAVSKMVSRNNTTPNGLGIFNYYPNHPSRSPPTVPPSGPWWDNVEARVNQSLAIRSHPDYIHQVPQTSDRVIILLNTQNRINGSVKWSINNVSFTLPHTPYLISLKHNLLHTFEQTPPPDTINGYEAYDINVAPPNVNATSSNSLYRLKFNTTVDIILQNANTLNDNNSETHPWHLHGHDFWVVGYGDGKFNASEDPKRYNLVNPIMKNTVPVHPYGWTALRFVADNPGVWAFHCHIESHFYMGMGAVFEEGVEKVKKLPSSIMGCGDSKRFLKP from the exons ATGAAAAATCTAGCATTGATATGTGCTTTGTTTTTACAtattttgagcctaaaccttatCGTGGAAGCGCGAATTCGACATTACCGATGGGAGGTTAAGTACGAGTTCAAATCGCCCGATTGCTATCGAAAACTAGTCATCACCATCAATGGAAGAAGCCCAGGTCCCACAATATTAGCTCAACAAGGAGATACCATTGTTGTTGATCTTAAGAACAGTTTGTTGACCGAAAATGTCGCCATTCATTGGCACGGTATCCGACAG ATTGGAACTCCATGGGCTGATGGAACTGAAGGGGTTACTCAATGTCCTATTTTACCAGGAGATACTTTTAGATATAAGTTTGTTGTTGATAGG GCGGGTACATACTTGTACCATGCGCATTACGGGATGCAACGAGAGGCGGGGTTATATGGATCCATTCGGGTGGCGCTGCCGGATGGAGAAAAGGAACCATTCGTCTATGACTACGATAGAAGCATCATTCTTAACGATTGGTATCACCGAAGCACGTATGAGCAGGCCGCCGGCCTTTCTTCCGTCCCTTTTGTTTGGGTCGGCGATCCTCag TCACTGTTGATTCAAGGGAAAGGAAGATTCAACTGCAGTACACCGGGGACCACAGCCGCTCTCTGTAACGCCACAAATCCCGAATGTTCGCCGTATGTTTTCACAGTCGTTCCAGGGAAAACTTACCGGCTTAGGATCGGAAGCCTGACAGCTTTGGCTGCTCTCAGTTTTGAAATAGAAGGGCATAATATGACGGTTGTTGAAACCGACGGTCACTATGTAGAACCATTCGTCGTAAAAAATCTTTATATTTACTCAGGTGAGACTTACTCGGTTTTAGTGACCGCAAATCAAGACCCAACAAGAAATTATTGGGCCGTGTCAAAAATGGTGAGTCGTAACAACACGACCCCTAATGGTTTGGGTATCTTTAATTACTACCCAAACCATCCCAGTAGGTCCCCACCTACCGTCCCACCAAGTGGGCCTTGGTGGGACAATGTTGAAGCCCGGGTGAACCAAAGTCTTGCAATCAGATCCCACCCTGACTATATACACCAAGTGCCTCAAACATCGGATAGAGTGATTATTCTTTTGAACACACAAAACCGAATCAACGGTAGTGTCAAATGGTCTATTAATAACGTCTCGTTTACCCTTCCACATACCCCGTATCTCATATCACTTAAACATAACTTGCTTCACACGTTTGAACAAACCCCGCCTCCTGACACCATCAACGGCTACGAAGCTTATGACATTAACGTTGCGCCTCCTAATGTTAATGCCACTTCTAGCAATTCTTTGTATAGACTAAAGTTCAACACGACCGTAGACATTATTCTTCAAAATGCAAACACGTTGAATGATAACAACAGCGAAACACACCCGTGGCATCTACACGGGCATGATTTTTGGGTAGTCGGGTATGGAGATGGAAAGTTTAATGCTTCAGAGGACCCGAAGAGGTATAACTTGGTGAACCCGATTATGAAGAATACCGTACCGGTTCACCCGTATGGGTGGACCGCTTTGCGGTTTGTAGCGGATAACCCGGGTGTTTGGGCATTCCATTGTCATATTGAGTCCCATTTTTATATGGGTATGGGAGCAGTGTTTGAAGAAGGGGTTGAGAAAGTGAAAAAATTGCCATCATCTATCATGGGTTGTGGTGATTCCAAGAGATTTCTTAAGCCATAG
- the LOC110915231 gene encoding TORTIFOLIA1-like protein 3, protein MTTLFPTAIFCHVKPSYIYIKRATTQSLHHFTTTGNATGKSRHTTTNTVTTTLTTSNTMSSSSSSSTREFKHRLLTCLNKLSDRDTHSVAASELQTIAKTLTPDQISPFLSSISATDSSDKSPVRKQCVSLISTLSESHGDVLSSHVSKLISAVVRRLRDPDSAVRSACIAAVGSISAYVTKPPFTSVAKPLVDALVTEQDLNSQIGAALCLAAAVDGAPDPEPVYLRRMVVRIEKLLKVDSFKAKAALLTVLGSVIGVGGVVSSAVIVKSLVSVLVGFVVKSEDWSARKAAAEALEKLAVVERDLLLEFKSECLKTFEAKKFDKVKVVRETMNQMIEAWKAIPDEPEEEGLTPAESHSSSKAVKVASNEIQPRTPQITNKRTALNSVSTTTATSRISLENSNKKTGPAMFRKLDRKKHAAATTAVHPASPLSVDDNKFARPETKRALFNEIVDEEVHESEYQSARLSATIVESNITEDIHKSRKDSEELSLIRNHLVQIETRQANLVDLLQKFTRSSETGMRSLETRVHGLELTLDEISFDLARSTGRLSHPESTQTLCCKLPGAGFLTSKLWTKTEIQHSNTRISSSPFAARSNMSGKNMNLESCNPEKRGFRRQEGGSGLIKNPLAVVHYEISEI, encoded by the exons ATGACTACTCTTTTTCCTACTGCCATATTTTGTCACGTTAAaccctcatatatatatataaagcgtGCCACAACCCAATCACTACACCACTTTACAACCACCGGCAATGCTACCGGAAAATCCAGAcacaccaccaccaacaccgtAACAACAACTCTCACAACATCTAACACaatgtcgtcatcatcatcatcatccacacGCGAATTCAAGCACCGCCTCCTTACCTGCCTCAACAAACTCTCCGACCGCGACACTCACTCCGTCGCCGCATCGGAGCTCCAAACCATCGCCAAAACCCTAACTCCCGACCAGATCTCCCCCTTCCTCTCCTCCATCTCCGCCACCGACTCCTCCGACAAATCTCCGGTACGTAAACAATGCGTTAGCTTAATCTCCACCTTATCCGAATCACACGGCGACGTTTTATCCTCTCACGTTTCAAAACTCATCTCCGCCGTCGTACGCCGCCTCCGCGATCCTGATTCCGCCGTTAGATCCGCCTGTATCGCTGCCGTAGGCTCAATTTCCGCTTACGTCACTAAACCGCCGTTTACGTCAGTTGCAAAACCGTTAGTTGATGCGTTGGTGACTGAACAGGATTTGAATTCTCAGATCGGCGCGGCTCTATGTCTAGCTGCGGCTGTGGATGGCGCACCGGATCCCGAGCCGGTTTATTTGAGGAGGATGGTTGTGAGGATTGAGAAGTTGTTGAAGGTTGACAGTTTTAAGGCGAAAGCTGCTTTGTTGACGGTTTTAGGTAGTGTGATTGGTGTCGGTGGTGTTGTTTCGAGTGCGGTTATTGTGAAGAGTTTGGTGAGTGTTTTGGTTGGGTTTGTGGTGAAGAGTGAGGATTGGAGTGCGAGGAAAGCGGCCGCTGAGGCGTTAGAGAAGTTGGCGGTTGTAGAGAGGGATTTGTTGTTGGAGTTTAAGAGTGagtgtttgaaaacatttgaggcGAAAAAGTTTGATAAG GTGAAGGTCGTTAGGGAGACGATGAATCAGATGATTGAAGCTTGGAAGGCGATTCCTGATGAGCCGGAAGAGGAGGGATTAACACCGGCGGAATCACATTCGTCGTCTAAAG CCGTTAAAGTTGCTAGTAACGAAATTCAACCACGAACTCCACAAATAACTAATAAGAGAACTGCACTGAACAGCGTTTCCACCACGACTGCAACGAGCCGAATTTCATTGGAAAACAGCAACAAGAAAACTGGTCCAGCGATGTTCAGGAAGCTTGATCGCAAGAAGCATGCCGCCGCTACTACTGCCGTTCATCCTGCAAGTCCATTGTCTGTGGACGATAATAAATTTGCAAGACCAGAAACAAAACGAGCCCTCTTTAATGAGATTGTTGATGAAGAAGTGCATGAATCTGAATATCAGAGTGCAAGGCTAAGTGCGACCATTGTAGAGAGCAACATCACTGAGGACATCCACAAGAGCCGCAAAGATTCTGAGGAACTATCTTTGATTCGCAATCACCTTGTTCAAATTGAAACCCGACAGGCCAATCTGGTTGATCTCCTCCAG AAATTTACGAGAAGCTCAGAGACTGGGATGCGGTCACTGGAGACACGAGTGCACGGTCTAGAGTTAACACTTGACGAGATCTCGTTTGACTTGGCTAGGTCAACTGGAAGGTTGTCACATCCTGAAAGCACACAAACCTTGTGTTGCAAGTTACCTGGTGCAGGCTTTTTGACTTCTAAGCTCTGGACGAAAACAGAAATTCAACATTCAAACACTAGAATTTCTTCATCCCCATTTGCAGCCAGAAGCAATATGAGTGGCAAGAACATGAATCTTGAATCATGTAACCCCGAGAAGAGGGGATTTAGGCGTCAAGAAGGTGGTAGCGGGTTAATCAAGAATCCATTGGCTGTTGTCCACTATGAGATTTCGGAGATTTAA